A stretch of the Manis pentadactyla isolate mManPen7 chromosome 16, mManPen7.hap1, whole genome shotgun sequence genome encodes the following:
- the C16H6orf226 gene encoding uncharacterized protein C6orf226 homolog, whose protein sequence is MEPTRRRSWSARDPTVAEPAPASVTLAQLLQLVQQGQDLPGLERRHFAATHGEPTASRLPRRPKPWEDVSSAEGPPPPLTLGAAQRNHLEGPGSSELASAPF, encoded by the coding sequence ATGGAGCCGACCCGCCGCCGGAGCTGGTCCGCCCGAGATCCCACGGTCGCAGAGCCGGCCCCGGCCTCAGTGACCTTGGCGCAGCTCCTGCAGCTGGTCCAGCAGGGCCAGGATCTCCCGGGCTTGGAGAGGCGCCACTTCGCAGCGACACATGGCGAACCCACCGCGTCCCGTCTGCCACGGAGGCCCAAGCCCTGGGAGGATGTGAGCTCGGCCGAGGGCCCTCCGCCCCCGCTGACCCTCGGGGCCGCACAGAGGAACCACCTGGAGGGGCCTGGCTCGTCGGAGTTAGCGAGTGCTCCTTTCTAA